From Streptomyces sp. TLI_053, a single genomic window includes:
- a CDS encoding helix-turn-helix transcriptional regulator: MASLNVGPLGEYIREQRRNAQYSLRQLAEAAGVSNPYLSQIERGLRKPSAEILQQIAKALRISAETLYVQAGILEERRGEGLELRASILADPLINEQQKQALLAVYDAFLKENAAGRPSGGGPVKAAATDPATAPATETEAEADRPADGPAAPAGGVGGSTDEHRGEAP; the protein is encoded by the coding sequence CCCGCTGGGCGAGTACATCCGCGAGCAGCGGCGCAACGCGCAGTACTCGCTGCGGCAGCTGGCGGAGGCCGCCGGCGTGTCCAACCCCTACCTCAGCCAGATCGAGCGAGGGTTGCGCAAGCCGAGCGCGGAGATCCTGCAGCAGATCGCCAAGGCGCTGCGGATCTCGGCGGAGACGCTCTACGTCCAGGCCGGAATCCTGGAGGAGCGGCGGGGTGAGGGCCTGGAACTGCGGGCCTCGATCCTGGCCGATCCGTTGATCAACGAGCAGCAGAAGCAGGCGCTGCTCGCGGTCTACGACGCCTTCCTCAAGGAGAACGCCGCCGGGCGGCCGTCCGGCGGCGGTCCGGTGAAGGCCGCGGCGACGGACCCGGCGACGGCTCCGGCGACGGAGACGGAGGCGGAGGCGGACCGACCCGCCGACGGACCTGCGGCCCCGGCCGGGGGCGTGGGCGGGAGCACGGACGAGCACCGGGGCGAGGCACCCTAA
- a CDS encoding DUF2516 family protein, which translates to MGGVAQILILDYLNPFWWLAVAILGYKLFALVDAATRPEDGYRAADKKTKGFWLAVLGVAFGLDLLFGANFMTSFLTLGGLVAAIVYVVDVRPAIRALTDRGGGRGDQRNMGPYGPW; encoded by the coding sequence ATGGGCGGAGTGGCCCAGATTCTGATCCTGGACTACTTGAACCCGTTCTGGTGGCTGGCCGTCGCCATCCTGGGCTACAAGCTGTTCGCGCTGGTCGACGCCGCCACCCGCCCGGAGGACGGGTACCGGGCGGCCGACAAGAAGACCAAGGGTTTCTGGCTGGCGGTCCTCGGTGTCGCGTTCGGCCTGGACCTGCTCTTCGGGGCCAACTTCATGACCAGCTTCCTCACCCTGGGGGGCCTGGTCGCCGCGATCGTCTACGTGGTCGACGTCCGCCCGGCGATCCGGGCGCTCACCGATCGCGGCGGCGGCCGGGGCGACCAGCGCAACATGGGGCCGTACGGGCCCTGGTAG